The window ACCTGTCCTCGTCCGACCCGCTGCCCCTCGACCTGGGGGAGGGCGCGGAGGCGACCGACGTCCCGGAGGACGACGCGGAGCCCGAGCCCGCCGAGGACGTGCCCGAGGTCGCGCTCGGCAACTTCCGCCAGCTCTTCGAGACGCGGCTGCACCCCCAGCCGGAGGACCAGCGGGCCGCGCAGGCGCGCGCCGCGGAGGACCCGGAGCTGTCCGCGTTCTGCTTCGACCCGGTGCCCGCGGTCATCAAGGCGGTGTTGGAGAACCCTCGCGCGGGGCTGGCGCACGCGCGGCTCATCGCGCGCAACCACCGCAACCCCGTGGGCCTGGAGGCGCTCTGCGCGCGCGCGGCCTTCGCGGCGGACCTGGGCGTGCGGCGCTGGCTGGTGCGCAACCCGCAGCTGCCCGCCGGGCTGTTCCGCCGGCTGTGGAGCGCGCGGCGGCTGATGGAGCTGCACAAGGTGACGATCGACCGCGACGTGCCCGAGTCCACGCGGCGCTCGGCGCGCGAGGTGCTCCGCCAGCGCTTCACCACGGGCCCCTCCGAGGAGAAGGTGGAGCTCATCCTCAACACCGAGGGCCGCGCGCTGGGAGCGCTGCTCGGCCTGTCGGTGGACGGGAAGACGACGTCGCTGTTGTGCGGACGCACGTACCGCTCGCCGCTGCTCATCCAGAACCTCGCGCGTTGGAGCGCGGCGCCGCCGGCCCTCGTCGCGCACCTCTTGAAGCAGGAGGCGGTGCGCCGCCAGCCCCAGCTGCGGATGATGCTCACGCGCCACCCCAACGCCCCCGCGGACGTGAAGCGCGGCGGCGGCGCCTGACTCAGGGCCGGCGCGCGGTGAGCAGCGGCTGGTGGAAGCCCGTCTCCTCGGGCGAGTGCCACCGCGTGTCCACCAGCCCCGCGCGCGCGAGGGCGCGCTCCACCTCCACGCGTTGGAGGGCGCGGTAGACGCCGGTGTGCTCGGTGGTCTGCCAGCCGCCCGCCTCCGGACGGAGGATGAACTGGTGCACGGTGTACGTGCGCCCGTCGGCGGCCCAGTCCCAGAGCTGGAAGAGGATGCGGCGCCCCTCGGGCGCGTCGAGCACCCGCTCCGACGTGAAGCGCGGCTGCTGCGCCATCAACGTGTCGTAGTCGCGCACGCTCAACGCGAGCAGCCCGCCGGACACCAGCCGCGAGGCCATGGCCCGCGCGGCGGCGTCCAGGTCCTCGTCGGTGAGCAGGTGGGGCACCGCGTTGTCGAGCGCGAGCACGACGTGGAAGCCTCCCGCCACCTGCTCGTCCAGCGTGCGCATGTCCGCGACGCCGGTGGTGAGGGTGACGCCCAGGGCGCGCGCCTCGCGCTCGGCGCGGGCCACGGCGGCGGGACTCAGGTCGGTGGCGTGGACGACATAGCCGCGCCCGGCGAGCCCCAGCGCCTGCGTCCCGATGCCACACGCGCAGTCGAGCACGCGCCGAGGAGGCGGCGCCTCGCAGCGGCGCAGCAGGGCATCCAACACGGCGCCCTGCCGCTCCACGGCCTGGGCCCAGTTGGCGAAGAGCAGGTGGTACTCCTCGGCCAGCCCCTCGTAGAAGTCCAGCACGGACCCGCTCATGCGCGCCGCCCCCCGCTCCAGCGGCTCATGTCGAGAACGACCGGCCCTCGAGCGCCTCGATGGCGGCGCGCACC of the Myxococcus stipitatus genome contains:
- a CDS encoding class I SAM-dependent methyltransferase, which translates into the protein MSGSVLDFYEGLAEEYHLLFANWAQAVERQGAVLDALLRRCEAPPPRRVLDCACGIGTQALGLAGRGYVVHATDLSPAAVARAEREARALGVTLTTGVADMRTLDEQVAGGFHVVLALDNAVPHLLTDEDLDAAARAMASRLVSGGLLALSVRDYDTLMAQQPRFTSERVLDAPEGRRILFQLWDWAADGRTYTVHQFILRPEAGGWQTTEHTGVYRALQRVEVERALARAGLVDTRWHSPEETGFHQPLLTARRP